The Candidatus Binatia bacterium genomic sequence AGATTGGCGCCCAGTGCGCAGCAAAGCTCGGATCATCGAATCACGCGGTGGCCTTCACGTACTATGTGACCGTGTCGAATTGGAGCGCGACGGTGAAGGTCCTAAGGGTCCTCTACGCGGATGGACAAGAAATAGCTCGATACCAGATACCCCCCTTCAGCTCCTTCAGCTTCACGCAGGCGGCCGGCGGAACGGCGGGGATAGATGACTGGATCAGGGTCTTTGCCGAGGGGCCCGTCCCATCGGGAATTGCCGGCTCGATGAGCGCCCTCTTCCCGGCCGCGGCGAAGCCGCATCCGAGCGTGGGAAATAATTTCTGCACTACACTGACGGCGCCCGCTCCGTAGGACGGCTCGACACTGGCAGCTTACCGGTGACTAGGTTGGGAGTTGTGGCATGGTTTACGGCCATGCTCACAACTCTCTTTTTTTCCGCTTTCAGCCTTCCGCCTTGATCCTTCCCTTCACCATCTCCTCCGCGTGGCGGATGGCTTTCTCCGTCACTTTCACGCCGCCGAGCATGCGCGCGACCTCGGCAACTCTGTCGCGCTCGCCGAGACGGCCGACTTCAGTGAAAGTCCTTCCCTTCGCGACCTCTTTTCTGACGACGTAGTGGGAATCCGCCAGCGCCGCGATCTGCGGCAAATGCGTTACGCAAAGCACCTGGTGCAGAGCCGCAACTTTTTTTAATTTCTGCCCCACGATCTCGGCCACCCGACCGCCGATGCCTGCGTCCACCTCATCGAACAAGAGCGTGGGAATGTCCCCGCGTCCAAGGACGAGAGATTTGATCGCGAGCATCAGGCGCGACAGCTCGCCGCCGGAAGCGATCTTCGCCAGCGGCTTCACCGGCTCGCCGGGATTGGGCGAAAAATAAAATTCCACCTGGTCGATTCCCTGCTCGGTCAATATTCTGCCGTCGGCGACAAAGGGCGAACTCTCGCCCATTGCGCCGGGTTCGAGAAAGCGGGCGTCGAATACCGTGCCGGCCATGCCGAGAGTCGCGACTTCTTTCTCCATCTCTTTCTTGAATTTGGCGGCCGCCTTCTTGCGCTCGCGCGAAAGCGCTTCGGCGAATTCCCAGGCGGCGCGGCGCGCTTTTTCCGAGGACGCCTCCAGCGCCGGAATCTCTTCCTCGCCGCGCTCCAATCCCTTTAGCTCTTCTGCGATTTTCTCTCCGTGTTTGAGAATTTCTTCGATCGAGCCCTGATACTTGCGCTTTAGCCGGCCGATCTCGGCCAGCCGCTCTTCCAACTGTTCTTGCGCTGCCGGATCAAACTGGACGCGGTCGGTATGGCGGCGTAAAAACGATGCCCCCTCCTGCAATTGCGCCTGCGCGGAATCGAGCAACTCCACCGCCGCGTTGAGACCGCTGTCGATCCGCGCCAGCTCCTTCAGCCGCGCGACGTATCTGCCCAACCGGCCGGCCACCGCCTCGTCGCCCTCGTAGAGCAGCTCCTCCCCTTCCTTGCAGCCCTGAAAGAGCTTCTCCGCGTGCATCAGGATATTTCTCCGCTCCTTCAATTCCTCCTCTTCTCCGGGCTGCAAGCGGGCGCGGGCGATCTCCTCCGCCTGCGCGCGCAGCCATTCCTCTTCGCGCCGCCGCTTGTCGAGCAGCTCCTTGGCGCGGCTCAAATCGCTCCAAGCCGCCGCGAGAGCGGCATATCTCCCGCTCATCGCCGCGGCTTTTTCGCTCAAGCCGCCGTAATCGTCGAGCAACTCGAGATGACTCTCGGGCCGGAGCAGCGTCTGGTGCTCGTGCTGGCCGTATATGTGAATGAGGCTCGGACCGATCTCGGAGAGAAGCCCGAGGGGGCAGAGGCCGCCGTTTAAATAGATGCGGTTTTTTCCCGACCGGCTGACGACGCGCTTGATGACGAGGTCGTCGTCGATCTCGTGCCCGCCGTCGCGAAGCTTTTCCTTAAGCGCCGCCGGAAACGACTCGAACAGCGCTTCGACGCTGGCCTCTTCCTCGCCGTGGCGGATGATGTCGGCGGAGACCCGCCCGCCGGAGATAAGGGCGAGCGCGTTGAGCACGATCGTCTTGCCGGCGCCCGTCTCGCCGGTAAGAACGTTG encodes the following:
- the recN gene encoding DNA repair protein RecN, with product MLRGLKIKNFAVIDEVALDLAAGLNVLTGETGAGKTIVLNALALISGGRVSADIIRHGEEEASVEALFESFPAALKEKLRDGGHEIDDDLVIKRVVSRSGKNRIYLNGGLCPLGLLSEIGPSLIHIYGQHEHQTLLRPESHLELLDDYGGLSEKAAAMSGRYAALAAAWSDLSRAKELLDKRRREEEWLRAQAEEIARARLQPGEEEELKERRNILMHAEKLFQGCKEGEELLYEGDEAVAGRLGRYVARLKELARIDSGLNAAVELLDSAQAQLQEGASFLRRHTDRVQFDPAAQEQLEERLAEIGRLKRKYQGSIEEILKHGEKIAEELKGLERGEEEIPALEASSEKARRAAWEFAEALSRERKKAAAKFKKEMEKEVATLGMAGTVFDARFLEPGAMGESSPFVADGRILTEQGIDQVEFYFSPNPGEPVKPLAKIASGGELSRLMLAIKSLVLGRGDIPTLLFDEVDAGIGGRVAEIVGQKLKKVAALHQVLCVTHLPQIAALADSHYVVRKEVAKGRTFTEVGRLGERDRVAEVARMLGGVKVTEKAIRHAEEMVKGRIKAEG